A region of the Yarrowia lipolytica chromosome 1C, complete sequence genome:
GTCTGGCTATGGGCCTACAAGTTCTTCTCTGAGCGTGGAGAAGGCGTGGATGAGGTGATTGAGGGTTTCAAACAAGCCGAGCCAACcgaaggagaagtttggaGTAGTCTCAAAGATGATATTGGCAACTTTGGTAAGACAGAAGTGGATCTTCTGAAGGAGGGAAGTTCCAAGCTTGACCTTGGAAGTAAGTAACAAAGGCTATGGTAAGGTCACAAGTAGTCATTATTGCATCATAAAACGAATCTTTATTGTGAACATCTCGATTGTATGCTTCTGGGTGTGTCATCTAGATTCGGTGTTTACCGGGTGGACTGAGGGCATATTGTGGAACAATTCTACATTATTTCAATGGGATTTGAACCCTGAATCTAGTCAAATACACCAAATAACGACGATCAATCGAGTTCTTGTTGACTCAAGTGAGTGTTCCACTGTAcgctacatactgtactgatAGCTCGTAGTGGTATGAAAGTTCAAGGTCTAgatggtacaagtaggtgtATCATCTTCCACGAGAGCCTAGGTGGTCAGAAGAGTCTCTGCCGTCTCAATGGATACCGCATATCAGACTCAGCAGAAAGCTCCACCTGTGGTAATGACGTCTTAGAGCTCAAACTATGGCGAAAGATTCTTCAGAAGAGATATTGGACCCCGCAGCGGGTGTGAAGAAAATGGTCGACAAAGAGAGTCGACGAATCCTTAGAAACTACAACAGAAGAATACTGATCTACTTGACGTCATCTCTGAATCAATAGTAGACTCTTGCGCAGCGGGGGTGTCAACCGAGGTCCATCGGGTAACAGCATCATAGCGACTCCATTTTCTGTACTGAATCACATGAAACCCACACAGCCCATGCCCACATCTATCATCaactatatatacatgttATTCCAAGGTGACGGTGATCTGACCAACTCAGTCACTTGTCACCGGCATCAGGCTTAGCCCGCTGAACGATTGCAACATGCCAATCAATTCAACAATCCATCTGATCCGTAGGCTTGTCAAATTGCCTCCTCAATTACATTCGAGCGAGCAACGAACAAGATGCCAAATGTCTTCGGATGTCGCAAAAGTCCACGTCGTGGGTATCCTCGACCTCTCCCCATCGCTCGACCTGGAACTTGGTTTCCAGACCCACCAGCTCGGCCACCTGGGTGGGGGTGAGCTTGCCCGAAATCAAAAAGGCTCCACAAATAAAGGACTTAGAGGTCAGGGTGGCTcgctccagagcagccagcTGCCACGGGCTCAGGGTGTAGGCCCACTGTTTCAcggcctccttgtcctcggCAGTCTGCCGGTTGCCAAGCAGCCCCTTGTCCGAGTCCATGGACTTGAGGGTCACGCCCCAGAACTTCTCGGCGTCGGCAATTACAGGTCGGAAGTCGTTTTCCTGAGCAGCTCGCAGACGGCCCTGGTAGCTGTCGGAGGGCTCGAAGATGAGGAGAGCGTCGGTGTCAATATAAGGCATAATATCCTTGATGGCGGCGTCTCGCACAGCGGGAGACTTGGAAATGTCAATTGCTCGCGACACCAGCGACGTCAGCGGCACAGAGTGGTTTTTGAGCTTGAGAGAGGGCAGAACCTGCCACTCGTGCATGAGTAGGTGGGCGAGCGGCTTCTTGGTAGCAGGAAGAATCAGATCGTGCTGTCCCATGGTTCGCAGAGACTTGCCCCCGAGAGTCACGGTGATGTTGCCGTTTTCGAGGTCCTTGACAGCCAGCTCTTCCCAGAACCGCTTCAGTCCCTTGACCTGGATCGGAgacaccttctccttcttgtcgggcTGAACCACTCGAGCCAGGCCGCTCATCAGAGGGCCGGCGTTTTCCAGAGACAGGTTGGAGGCGTGCCGAACGGCTTGCTTGGAGATATGTCGCGCCAGCATTTTTTGTAGGCTGTCGTGTATGTGAGAGTGGATGTGTAAGGCGACAGGGTTAGTTTTCGGCCCAAAGTTTATTATGGAAGTAGAAGTGGCAGAAGTTGGTTAGAGGGTCAACTAAATGATAATGATGAGAATTTGGAGAGGATGCTAATCATTGTATGAGTTGCGGAGAATTCTACCCATGAAAATGAGACCAAATTGCTATTAAAAAGACACAAGGAGAAACACAAATAAAGAGCAAGTTTTTCGGGGTGTATTTCAACATCGATTGTCTATCTATTTCCGTAACTTCACTTCAATGCGAGTATCTGAAGAATTTTGCGTGGAGAGAGGATGTGAAAGTAGACTGAAGTCTCAACTATATTCCAAGTATTAAAAGTACAAATATgtaaataaataaataagcctaaaaaaacaacaaataCTGCTGATAGGCTCACTCTACATAACTTCTTCATTCAACCAATTGATATCAACCCCAACCAGCATTACATGTATTGAGGAACAGGCAGACAATATCAAGGACGAAAATTCCACTCGTGAAATGCGATACCATTTACAATACCAGGCAGCATAAGAACCCAACCACATACAACGCCGTTTTGATTGAATGATATCGTCTATACGGTCCAGTCTCTCCGGGCTAAACATCATTACATGCTCATGAAGTTATTTGGAGTTGATAGAAGGCATTTCAATACTATCCAGACTCGTTCCTCTCTTCTACACGCTCAACTCGAGCCTTCACCAACGAGAAGGGAGTTGAAAGATCCGGGGTTCTCTACATGTCCATTCTGGTCCTACCCAGGTCCTCCTACCCAAGCTGGTAGGAAACAAAACATAAATGTGTTGGGGAAGACAGAAAAAGTCCATGAAGAGCAAACAAAGGCCTTACACGCCCAAGATCATTAAATTCGGCGGTTTGAATAGTCAAACCTCGTCTTTACTAACTATTCAGCACCGCTGAAAAACAATCGGTCccttggcccagttggttaaggcgtCGTGCTAATAAGAAATAGCAATGCTTTGCAACGCGAAGAtcagcagttcgatcctgctaGGGACCAGTTATTTTTGGGAACCATCTttccagtcacgtgatgctCCCCACGTCTGTAGACCTCATTTCCATGCCCCGGAAACATCGCCGGCGGATTTAGCTCAGTTGGGAGAGCGCCAGACTGAAGTCATAATCGgtctctacaagtaatcTGGAGGTCCTGTGTTCAATCCACAGAATTCGCAGTGTTCAGAATGTTCTCGTGAACATTCTTCCTTTTTCACCCGTACTTCTAGGGTGTTTTTTATCACAATTTGTGAATGGACCACCGGCACCATCTTCCAAACCGGAACAACGAGCAAAGCAGGTACCGTAGGGTCCTTGTGAGAGGGGATATACTCTTTCTGAATGTCTTATTCATATATATTACATGAACAAAGTTGTATTACGAACTGCTCGTTCTCTATACAGCACCCCAATGGGATTTGAACATTTCCCTCTGCATAGCTGAGGTCTTGGTCGGGGATTGTAATGTTGTGAGAAATGTGTTTCTAAGAGATAATGGAGGAGTTATACGGTATAAAAAGATGAATTTCTACAATCCTCTTGTGTTAAATAGATTGTAAATGCTCTTTTTCTTGCAGCTATCTCTCAACTGTCAAAATCCAGAATGGGTGAAAAACATACTCTGATTATCTGTTGAAAAGCTTAGAACGGAGCCCTCCGTTACAAGCAGGAATGGGAAAGCTGTCACCGTGAACAAAATAACCCCAAAAACAATTTCAAAGAGaattgcagcacccaggattctcgtatggtctcccactacaatactaactgggctctctggtgcttgactatggctgatcggacgggaagccgtattttcaccaggatatggccgcaactgGACTCCACGAGGATGATGCGTCTCTTgcaaaaaatatatatgtcacgtgacctagaatgaaaaaaaagtcacTGTCATGGATCATTAAACCACTTGGAAGAACCGAATGAACATGGTGGTCATGTCGTCAATGCAGCAAtcgtctacttgtagaatgTTCAACGGTGCCTAGGTCGATTAGTTTACCAGGAATAGTCGAGAAAAGctgtgtacagtatgaacTATCACCCGTTATTCTAGGCGTTatccaactacagtatgtacagtatgtactcatTTACCATGTGGTAAGTCGACTTGAAGCAACACCAAGCTATCAGTTTCTATCTTTGGTGATTCAAATAACATGCTCAGTTcaaatgaaaatgaaagaaaaaaaagtttcCCGATCAGATTTTCGGAGAATCGGATTTTTGAGTTGAAGAATCGAGTTTTAGGAGAATCCGGTTTTTGAAGAATCAAATTTTGGAGAATCGAAATTTTGaactttttttcttgattttttttgttcttgatttttttttttcttgatttttttcttccttgTGACCAAAGGGTAATAGGACTCTAGTCCACTTCTCTTCAAAACCATTTTTTAATCCAGAGCGCCTACTTTTTCTCGAAGCACCACTCGGACAATGACTACAGTAATCTCCACCCACTTCAGGGTGTCTATGGACTGTCTATGGACCCTTGTTTTGCCCATGTGCCTTGACATAATAATCTGTTTTTCCCAATCCGGAAAAAACATAAGCATATGTAACGATAAGGGAGTCAGGGAGATGAGAGAGGGTGGATGGGATGTGTTTGAACAGGTTCAGTTGAATAGGAGGAATTCCATTCATTTGTACCATCTCCATTCGATTCTTGAAGCCCATGAACAAGTCGTACTGCAACATTCCCACAATTGAGGCGTGAACAAGAACCTCGTAGGGCCATATAAACAGCGCTACTACCATCTTAAACTGGTCTAAAAGCGCACTAAACTCAAGTAGGACCCCTTCTTATGCTAAGGAAATTAAGTCTTTGTCAATAGGGGTATCGTGCTATTGTTCCTGAGTGCCTGAGTGCCTGCGTGAATGAGTTGGGCGTATACTGAGCTGTATCCTGGAGTAGGATGGGTAAGGGACCAAAGTTGTACTTTGAGAGATCAAACATCAGCAGAAGACGAAAAGGTTTATATATAGCGACACTTGTCCCTTCATCGATCTCCCCGCCTGGGTTGACAAGGCTACCATGACTTCCGCATCTGGTGAAGGACCCTGCAAGGACCCACGTTGTAAATACAGGAGGCGTTAATTTTAGCCAGCTGATACGGAGATTTGGGTGATattgagagaagaggagaagagaacaCTGCTGTAAATTCGATTTCCAAGTCTGTACGTTTTTCAACAGACAATATCAACCCACCCTGAATCTTTCGTAGGGCCCCCTCGCATCATCTTAAGTTAACATCTCCGATGCGTGTCTATCACCAGCGCAAATCTCCACCAAATGCTGTCAGATACGGTTTCGTTCATGCTTCGGCAAGGTATGGTATCCTCCGAGCTAGCCACAAACGTCTCGCTGGGGTCTGTAACTCGTGGAGATATATAACCGGGGCTCTCGTCCTCAGGTTGAGCAgatacaatacagtacaagcaaGTGGCAATGCGCTTTTTGGTCACGGCTGAACAGGCCAACACGGTTCTGGTCAAGAAAGGAGAGACGGTTCGTCGTTTGGAAACATCTCTCAACGTCAAGCTGAGTCTGTCGTCGTTCAAGGGCCAGTCGGATCGAGTTCTCTACATCACAGGAACCGCTGAAAACAGTAGCAGGGCAATAGGAGCTCTGGTACGGATTTGGAGTGACGATACAACACCATTTGCAGTTCGAATGCTCATTCCAGAGCCACTGATGATCAAAGTGGTCGGGTTTCGAGGAACATCCCTTCAAAGACTTCACATGAAAAGTGGAGCCAAACTGGAGGCCCAAAAAAGACGCCTGCCTGGCTCGACTGATAGATTGCTGGTCGCTACAGGCGTGGCAGACACTTTGCATCGAGCTGTGTACTTCACTGCCCTGATATTCGAAGACTACAAGTTTCTACTTCATCGAAAATACCCATCTTTGAGAAACTACGTGCCTGCTGGTAAGGTCGTGGAAGAGAAGCCCTTTCGGCAAATGATGGTGCTAGTCTGCGATTCGGACTACCTGGAGAGGCTGAAGAAAGGCGAGCTGAAGGTGGACGTTAACAAGTTGCAGGTAGTTGGTTAGTTCTACGAGCATATCAAGAGTCATAGTTATAAATTAGTCATTGAGTGTCCCGTTGGCAGTAGTAGCAGTGCAGTGTACCGACATAGGTGCAATTGGCGATATTGCAACCCTAGAGCGATTTAAGAGCTACGGGAGGTTTTAGAGGATTCTGATACGACAATAGGTCTGAAAGTCACATGTCTCCCTGCCAGTTCACGTGTTTCTAGCGCTTATGACCAACCAGTGTAGCTCGTCCATGTGCTTCGGACAAAACCACAAGAACGACGCATTCCACAGTCTCAATGTCattgtttggttttttcGTTACAAACGTGAGTAGAGAAAGATCGTGCAGCGTTACTGTCATCTTTTCTTACGTTCACTCTTCTAGAGTCCATCTCTCTATCTTACATTAGTCCGAACCTCCACCACGACTACTCGTCATAGAGAACAGAAATAAGAGTTGAATTCGGCACAATAGCGGGCTCGATCACAACATAACCAGCTCTATGGCTTCCATCGTCCAGTTACTCGGCCTGGCTCATCTTGCTCAGTGTTTGCATTTTTCAACCAATCATTCTGATTATTAATCCATGGGTTCCCTGTGTTGAACAATGACCCTGGAAGCGGATCAACATACCGAAGTGGGGGTGGCGAGATGGAGGGGTACAagaacagtacatactgcaccACCTTAGTGGAGAAATACCCCGGACGACCGAGGGCGAGTTACTAAGcgcatcacgtgaccagaacTGGGCCATGATTCAGGTGACACACACCCATTTTCGACGCGCTAGTTTCTCATAGGTGTCAATGTAACGGTTACAATGGTTAATAGAAAAAAAGGTGGGGGCTTCCCTTTTAAGCCTGTGGGGTAATGAAGGCTAATTTGAGTGTGAAAAATGGCTGTCGGGTGTAACACGAAATCTCCGAAAT
Encoded here:
- a CDS encoding uncharacterized protein (Compare to YALI0C19448g, similar to uniprot|P22135 Saccharomyces cerevisiae YJL180c ATP12 F1F0-ATPase complex assembly protein); the protein is MLARHISKQAVRHASNLSLENAGPLMSGLARVVQPDKKEKVSPIQVKGLKRFWEELAVKDLENGNITVTLGGKSLRTMGQHDLILPATKKPLAHLLMHEWQVLPSLKLKNHSVPLTSLVSRAIDISKSPAVRDAAIKDIMPYIDTDALLIFEPSDSYQGRLRAAQENDFRPVIADAEKFWGVTLKSMDSDKGLLGNRQTAEDKEAVKQWAYTLSPWQLAALERATLTSKSFICGAFLISGKLTPTQVAELVGLETKFQVERWGEVEDTHDVDFCDIRRHLASCSLLARM
- a CDS encoding uncharacterized protein (Compare to YALI0C19558g, similar to Saccharomyces cerevisiae HEK2 (YBL032W); ancestral locus Anc_3.318, similar to uniprot|P38151 Saccharomyces cerevisiae YBR233w PBP2 PAB1 binding protein no start); this encodes MRFLVTAEQANTVLVKKGETVRRLETSLNVKLSLSSFKGQSDRVLYITGTAENSSRAIGALVRIWSDDTTPFAVRMLIPEPLMIKVVGFRGTSLQRLHMKSGAKLEAQKRRLPGSTDRLLVATGVADTLHRAVYFTALIFEDYKFLLHRKYPSLRNYVPAGKVVEEKPFRQMMVLVCDSDYLERLKKGELKVDVNKLQVVG